Sequence from the Pseudomonas sp. 7SR1 genome:
TCAAGGTGCTGATCATCATGGCCCAGCATGGCATCGACACGCCGGCCGAGCTGTGCCGATACCTGTCCCTGGACAGCGGCTCGATGACACGCATGCTCGATCGCCTGGAACAGAAGGGGTTCCTGGTTCGCCATCGTTCGGCGCAGGACCGCCGCCAGGTGCAGCTGGTCCTGACCGACGCGGGCCAGGCCCTCGCCGATCGCTTGCCGTACATCGGCGCCGACGCCATGAACCAGCTGGCCGGTGCCATCAGCCGCGAGGAGCTGCAAACCCTCGAACAGATCCTCAAGAAAATTCTGCTCGCCGCCGGTGATCCCATCACGGTGCTGCGATTGGGGGACAAATGAAGCGTAGAACCTTGCGTACCCGTTTGAGCCTGGTGCTGCTGGCCATGAGCCTGGCCGGTTGCGCCAGTTACAGCGGCCTTGAAACCCAAGGCGTCAGCCTTGAAGCCCAGAGCCTGAAGGCAGGGCAATCCTTGAATGGCGTCACGCTGTCGCCGGCCTCATGGCCCAAGCGCGACTGGTGGAGCAGCCTCGGCGATCCGCAGCTCGATGGCCTGATCCGTGAAGCCTTGCGCGACAGTCCGGACATGCAGGTCGCCAGTGCCCGCGTCCATCAGGCCAGCGCCGCGGCGTATGCCGCCAATGCGGCGCGCATGCCCACCCTCGATGCCAGTGGCAGCGTCAGCCGTTCTCGGCTGGCCCGGGACCAGGACCCGGCGGGGCAGGGCGGGGCGTACAGCACGCTGCGTTCGCTGAGCGTCGACTTCAATTACAACTTCGACCTCTGGGGCGGCCAGCGTGCCGCCTGGGAAGCTGCTCTGGGCCAGGCCCGCGCGGCCGAGATCGACCGCCAGGCCGCACAGTTGACCCTGGCCGCCGACGTGGCCCGGGCCTATAGCGACCTGGGTCAGGCCCACATCATTTATGACCTGGCTGACGAAGACCTCAAGCGCACCCGACAGATGCTTGACCTGAGCAAGCGCCGCCTCAGCGCCGGGATTGACAGCGAGTACCAGTTCCAGCAGACCGAAAGCCTGGAAGCCAGTGCCGATGCCTCTCGCATCGACGCGGAAAAACGCCTGCAAAGTGCCCGGATCGCCCTGGCGGTGCTGTTGGGCAAGGGCCCGGACCGTGGCAATGAAATCGCTCGGCCCAACGTGCTGAAAGCCAGCGCGGTCGCCTTGCCATCGAACCTGCCGGCTGAGCTGCTGGGCCGTCGTCCGGACCTGGTGGCGGCGCGCTGGCGGGTCGAGGCGGCGGGCAAGAACATCGAGGCCGGCAAGACCAACTTCTATCCCAACCTCAACCTGAGCGCGGCGGCGGGAGTGCAGTCGCTGTTGGGTGATGCGATGTTCGGCTCGCCCAGCCGCTTCTTCAACGTTGCGCCCACCGTATCGCTGCCGATTTTCGACGGCGGGCGGCTGCGGGCGGACCTGGATGCCCGCGACGCCGATTACGACCTGGCGGTGGCGCAATACAACCAGAGCCTGGTCAGGGCCCTTGGGGATGTCAGCGACACCATCAACCAACTGCGCGACATCGCACGGCAGATCGGTGCCCAACAGCATGCGACCGATATCGCGCAGAGCTCCTACGACACCGTGGTCCAGCGTTACGGCTCCGGTATCGGGAATTACCTGGACGTGCTGAGCGTCGAGCAGCAACTGCTCCAGGCCCAGCGCCAACTGGCGACCCTCAATGCCGAGCAGATCGATTTGTCGATCCAACTGATGCAGGCCCTGGGCGGTGGTTTCGAGACCGACACACTGGCCTCGGCCACGCCGGTCTCCACCACGCCGAATAACTGATTCGAGGTATATGTCATGGCGACTGCCGAAACGACCCAATCCGAAAATGTCCAGGACAACAATCCTCGCAAGCGCAAGGTGATGTTGCTGGCCCTGGCGCTGGTGGTGATCCTGGGCGGCCTGGGTGTCTGGGCCTGGCACGAATTGTACGGGCGCTGGAACGAAAGCACCGACGATGCTTATGTGAACGGCAACGTGGTGGAAATCACACCGCAGGTCAGCGGCACCGTAGTGAGCATTGGCGCCGATGATGGCGACCTGGTTCGCGAGGGCCAGGTGCTGGTGCAATTCGACCCGAACGACGCCGAAGTGGGGCTGCAAAGTGCCCAGGCCAACCTGGCGCGTACAGTGCGCCAGGTGCGGGGGCTGTACAGCAACGTCGACGGCATGCGAGCGCAGGTCAATGCGCAGGAAGCCGAAGTGCAGAAGGCCCAGGAAAACTACAACCGCCGCAAGAACCTGGCGGCGGGCGGCGCGATCTCCCAGGAAGAGCTGTCCCATGCCCGGGACGACCTGACCTCGGCCCAGAACGCCCTCGCCAATGCCCGGCAACAACTCAAGACCACCAGCGCCCTGGTGGACGATACGGTGGTGTCGTCCCATCCCGACGTGCAGTCCGCCGCTGCGCAACTGCGCCAGGCTTACCTGGCCAATGCCCGCAGCACCCTGATCGCGCCGGTCACAGGTTACGTCGCCAAGCGCACCGTGCAACTGGGGCAGCGGGTGCAGCCGGGCACCGCACTGATGGCGGTGATTCCCCTGGACCAGTTGTGGATCGACGCCAACTTCAAGGAAACCCAGTTGCGTGACATGCGCATCGGCCAGCCGGTGGAGATCGAAACCGACCTCTATGGCAGCGATGTGAAGTACAGCGGCACGGTCGACAGCCTCGGTGCGGGAACCGGCAGCGCGTTCGCCCTGCTGCCGGCACAGAACGCCACCGGCAACTGGATCAAGATCGTCCAGCGGGTGCCGGTGCGGATCCATGTCAACGCCGAGGAACTGGCCAGGCATCCGTTGCGGGTCGGCCTGTCCACCGAAGTCAACGTCAACCTGAGGGACCAGAGCGGCCCTGTGCTGGCCCAGCAGCCCCCGCAGAAGGCCACGTTCAGCACCCAGGTCTACGAACGGCAACTGGCTGACGCCGACGCGATGATCACCCGCCTGATCCATGACAACAGTGCGGCTGCCAGCAAGACGGTGCAACGCTGACGAATCTGTGGCGAGGGATTTATCCCCTATGGGCTGCGAAGCAGTCCCATCTGATTGAAGCGTTGACCCTGACACTCCGAGCCGCAGGTTCAGGGGCGGCTTCGCAGCCCAGCGGGGATAAATCCCCTCGCCACAGAGGTTGACCATGTTCCTGGGTCCAAACAGGGCTGAGTCCGGCCCACTTTGCCCGCGATTTCGCCACCTTCGCTTCATAGGATTTCGTAATGAGCAATAACGCGTCCTTCACGCCGCCCAGCCTGTTGCTCAGCACCATCGGGCTGTCGCTGGCGACGTTCATGCAGGTGCTCGATACCACCATCGCCAACGTCGCCCTGCCGACGATATCCGGCAACCTGGGGGTAAGCTCCGAGCAGGGCACCTGGGTCATCACTTCGTTCGCCGTGAGCAATGCCATCGCCTTGCCGTTGACCGGCTGGCTCAGTCGTCGGTTTGGCGAGGTCAAGCTGTTCTTGTGGGCGACGATGCTGTTCGTGCTCGCTTCATTCTTGTGTGGCGTTTCCACTTCGATGCCGGAGCTGATCGGCTTCCGTGTGCTTCAAGGGCTGGTGGCAGGGCCGTTGTACCCGATGACCCAGACCTTGCTGATCGCGGTGTATCCGCCCGCCAGGCGGGGGATGGCCCTGGCATTGCTGGCGATGGTCACCGTGGTGGCGCCGATTGCCGGGCCGATCCTGGGGGGCTGGATCACCGACAGCTACAGCTGGCCGTGGATCTTCTTCATCAACGTGCCCATCGGGATTTTCGCGGTGATGGTGGTGCGCCAGCAGCTCAAGGCGCGACCGGTGGTCACCAGTCGCCAACCGATGGATTACGTCGGGTTGATCACGTTGGTCATCGGTGTCGGCGCGCTCCAGGTGATTCTCGACAAGGGCAACGACCTGGACTGGTTCGAATCGAATTTCATCATCATCGGCGCCCTGGTCTCGGTGATCGCCCTGGCGGTGTTCGTGATCTGGGAAATGACTGACCGGCATCCGGTGGTCAATCTGCGGTTGTTCGCCTATCGCAACTTTCGCATCGGCACCATCGTGCTGGTGGGCGGTTATGCCGGTTTCTTCGGCATCAACCTGATCCTGCCGCAATGGCTGCAGACGCAGATGGGCTATACCGCCACCTGGGCCGGGCTGGCCGTGGCGCCCATTGGTATCCTGCCGGTGCTGATGTCGCCCTTCGTCGGCAAATACGCTCACAAGTTCGACCTGCGCCTGTTGGCCGGGCTGGCGTTCCTGGCCATCGGCCTGAGCTGCTTCATGCGCGCCGGGTTCACCAATGAGGTGGATTTCCAGCACATCGCCCTGGTGCAGTTGTTCATGGGCATCGGCGTGGCGCTGTTCTTCATGCCGACGCTGAGCATCCTGATGTCCGACCTGCCGCCCCAGCAGATCGCCGACGGCGCGGGCCTGGCGACATTCCTGCGGACCCTGGGCGGCAGCTTCGCCGCGTCCCTGACCACCTGGATCTGGATCCGTCGGGCCGACCAGCACCATGCCTACCTGAGCGAAAGTATCAGCACGTTCGACCCCGCCACCCGCGAGGCACTCAACCAGCTCGGCGGCGCCAGCACACCGGCCTATGCCCAGCTCGACCAGATTCTCAACAGCCAGGCGTACATGCTCTCCACCGTGGATTACTTCACGCTGCTGGGCTGGGCATTCATGGGGTTGATCATGCTGGTATGGCTGGCCAGGCCGCCGTTCGCGGCGAAGGCGGGGCCGGCGTCGGCGGGGCATTGATCCAACGATTCAATAATCCAGTGTGGGAGCGAGCTTGCTCGCGATGGCGGCATGACAGTCAACTTTTATGCTGACTGAAAACACCGCTATCGCGAGCAAGCCCGCCCCCACAGGGGAATTCAGGTTTGGCTGGGAGGTGTCTCGGGTGCGGATAGCAGCGGCGGTGGGGCGAACCCAAACGAGGCCAGCGCGAAACCCTGTTCATCCACCTGCAATGCCCAGCCTTGCTTGTCCCAGTCCCCTAGCACGATGCGCCGGGCGGCCTGTTCGCCCAGTTGCAGCTTGTGGATGGCGGGGCGGTGGGTATGGCCGTGGACCAGGGTTTTCACGCCGTATTGCTGCATGACCCGCGGGACTTCCTCGGGCGTGACGTCGATGATGTCGTTGGCTTTCATCCGGGTCTGCGTGCGGCTTTCGCTGCGCAGCTTGCGCGCCAGTTTCCGGCGGCTGCCCAGGGGCAGGTGGCGCAGGATGAACAGCGTGAGCGGATTGCGCAGCCAGCGTCGCAACTTCATATAGCCTTCGTCGCGGGTGCAGAGACTGTCGCCGTGCATCAGCAGCACCGGCTCGCCGTTGAGCTGCACGACAGTCGGGTCCTTGATCAGGGTGCAGCCGGCCGCTTTGCAGAAGGCCTGTCCCAGCATGAAGTCGCGATTGCCGTGCATCAGGAAAATGGCCGTGCCGCTGTCGCTCAAGGTGCGCAGGGCCTGGCAGATGGAGCGCTGGAAGGGTGTCATGGCATCGTCGCCGATC
This genomic interval carries:
- a CDS encoding efflux RND transporter periplasmic adaptor subunit, with translation MATAETTQSENVQDNNPRKRKVMLLALALVVILGGLGVWAWHELYGRWNESTDDAYVNGNVVEITPQVSGTVVSIGADDGDLVREGQVLVQFDPNDAEVGLQSAQANLARTVRQVRGLYSNVDGMRAQVNAQEAEVQKAQENYNRRKNLAAGGAISQEELSHARDDLTSAQNALANARQQLKTTSALVDDTVVSSHPDVQSAAAQLRQAYLANARSTLIAPVTGYVAKRTVQLGQRVQPGTALMAVIPLDQLWIDANFKETQLRDMRIGQPVEIETDLYGSDVKYSGTVDSLGAGTGSAFALLPAQNATGNWIKIVQRVPVRIHVNAEELARHPLRVGLSTEVNVNLRDQSGPVLAQQPPQKATFSTQVYERQLADADAMITRLIHDNSAAASKTVQR
- a CDS encoding efflux transporter outer membrane subunit gives rise to the protein MKRRTLRTRLSLVLLAMSLAGCASYSGLETQGVSLEAQSLKAGQSLNGVTLSPASWPKRDWWSSLGDPQLDGLIREALRDSPDMQVASARVHQASAAAYAANAARMPTLDASGSVSRSRLARDQDPAGQGGAYSTLRSLSVDFNYNFDLWGGQRAAWEAALGQARAAEIDRQAAQLTLAADVARAYSDLGQAHIIYDLADEDLKRTRQMLDLSKRRLSAGIDSEYQFQQTESLEASADASRIDAEKRLQSARIALAVLLGKGPDRGNEIARPNVLKASAVALPSNLPAELLGRRPDLVAARWRVEAAGKNIEAGKTNFYPNLNLSAAAGVQSLLGDAMFGSPSRFFNVAPTVSLPIFDGGRLRADLDARDADYDLAVAQYNQSLVRALGDVSDTINQLRDIARQIGAQQHATDIAQSSYDTVVQRYGSGIGNYLDVLSVEQQLLQAQRQLATLNAEQIDLSIQLMQALGGGFETDTLASATPVSTTPNN
- a CDS encoding MarR family winged helix-turn-helix transcriptional regulator, which gives rise to MKHFTPDEFHNCHLGMLLGRAALLKDRIIDTHMEPVGITAAQFKVLIIMAQHGIDTPAELCRYLSLDSGSMTRMLDRLEQKGFLVRHRSAQDRRQVQLVLTDAGQALADRLPYIGADAMNQLAGAISREELQTLEQILKKILLAAGDPITVLRLGDK
- the lpxH gene encoding UDP-2,3-diacylglucosamine diphosphatase is translated as MILLISDLHLEEERPDITRAFLDLLATRARSAQALYILGDFFEAWIGDDAMTPFQRSICQALRTLSDSGTAIFLMHGNRDFMLGQAFCKAAGCTLIKDPTVVQLNGEPVLLMHGDSLCTRDEGYMKLRRWLRNPLTLFILRHLPLGSRRKLARKLRSESRTQTRMKANDIIDVTPEEVPRVMQQYGVKTLVHGHTHRPAIHKLQLGEQAARRIVLGDWDKQGWALQVDEQGFALASFGFAPPPLLSAPETPPSQT
- a CDS encoding DHA2 family efflux MFS transporter permease subunit, which gives rise to MSNNASFTPPSLLLSTIGLSLATFMQVLDTTIANVALPTISGNLGVSSEQGTWVITSFAVSNAIALPLTGWLSRRFGEVKLFLWATMLFVLASFLCGVSTSMPELIGFRVLQGLVAGPLYPMTQTLLIAVYPPARRGMALALLAMVTVVAPIAGPILGGWITDSYSWPWIFFINVPIGIFAVMVVRQQLKARPVVTSRQPMDYVGLITLVIGVGALQVILDKGNDLDWFESNFIIIGALVSVIALAVFVIWEMTDRHPVVNLRLFAYRNFRIGTIVLVGGYAGFFGINLILPQWLQTQMGYTATWAGLAVAPIGILPVLMSPFVGKYAHKFDLRLLAGLAFLAIGLSCFMRAGFTNEVDFQHIALVQLFMGIGVALFFMPTLSILMSDLPPQQIADGAGLATFLRTLGGSFAASLTTWIWIRRADQHHAYLSESISTFDPATREALNQLGGASTPAYAQLDQILNSQAYMLSTVDYFTLLGWAFMGLIMLVWLARPPFAAKAGPASAGH